A region from the Lentimonas sp. CC4 genome encodes:
- a CDS encoding NAD(P)-dependent alcohol dehydrogenase: MIKAYAATAPGGKLEPFEYDPGPLAASEVEIKVEHCGICHSDLSMLNNEWGMTQYPFVPGHEVVGTIGEVGSGVTHLKVGQRVGLGWHADYCCTCGSCLEGDHNLCPTATGTIVGRHGGFAEQVRASAVSVVALPDGLDPAKAGPLFCGGITVFNPLIQFDIKPTSKVAVIGIGGLGHMALGFLNAWGCEVTAFTSSDSKREEALQMGAHHTLNSRDADELAAAAGSFDLILSTVNVKLDWNRYLGTLKPKGRLHMLGATLEPLDLGAMSLIMGQLNVSGSPVGSPATIAKMLEFAALHQIEPVTEHFRFDQVNEAIERLESGQARYRIVLSR, translated from the coding sequence ATGATTAAAGCTTACGCCGCAACCGCTCCAGGAGGAAAACTTGAACCTTTTGAATATGATCCCGGTCCGCTCGCAGCGAGCGAGGTCGAGATCAAGGTAGAGCACTGCGGCATTTGTCATAGTGATTTGAGCATGCTCAACAATGAGTGGGGTATGACGCAGTATCCCTTCGTCCCTGGGCATGAAGTGGTGGGCACCATCGGCGAGGTCGGAAGTGGAGTGACGCATTTGAAGGTGGGGCAGCGCGTGGGCCTAGGTTGGCATGCGGACTATTGCTGCACCTGTGGTTCTTGCTTGGAGGGCGATCATAATCTGTGTCCAACGGCGACTGGCACCATTGTTGGGCGGCATGGTGGCTTTGCCGAGCAAGTGCGTGCGAGTGCGGTCAGCGTGGTGGCGCTGCCCGATGGGCTCGATCCAGCGAAGGCGGGGCCGCTGTTTTGTGGTGGCATCACGGTATTTAACCCGTTGATTCAGTTTGATATTAAGCCGACCTCTAAGGTCGCTGTCATCGGCATTGGTGGGCTCGGGCACATGGCCTTGGGCTTTCTCAACGCATGGGGCTGCGAGGTGACTGCCTTTACGTCCAGTGATTCCAAGCGTGAGGAGGCCTTACAAATGGGCGCGCATCATACTTTGAACTCTCGCGATGCCGATGAGTTGGCCGCGGCGGCGGGCAGCTTTGACCTGATTCTCTCGACGGTAAATGTGAAGTTGGACTGGAATCGCTACTTGGGCACTTTGAAGCCGAAGGGGCGCCTGCACATGCTGGGCGCCACCTTGGAGCCCCTTGATCTCGGAGCGATGTCCTTGATCATGGGGCAGCTCAATGTCTCCGGTTCGCCAGTGGGCAGCCCCGCAACGATTGCCAAGATGCTGGAGTTCGCAGCATTGCACCAGATTGAGCCTGTGACGGAGCACTTCCGCTTCGATCAAGTGAATGAGGCAATCGAACGCCTGGAAAGCGGTCAGGCACGCTACCGCATTGTGCTGAGTCGGTGA
- a CDS encoding 50S ribosomal protein L11 methyltransferase, protein MSTQFELRALIPDEMADILDGYFYETESSHWGVMQKEIDDPYEVFGIFPDAGTAHAALAELRAEFPTLPETFNETVIEDADWQNAYKEFVKPWSDRQLHWIPLWERDNIKTPADAAVVYLDAGMAFGTGAHETTRLCARRLQDYRDANADKLDSLEVIDAGCGSGVLALSASTLGFKKILGFDFDPEAIVVCHSNAEENAHITKLEFEVADLEKGLNDRQADLLLANIQTDVLIPHCNPVVHGVKSGGTLALSGILVKELDLVRSHYEAKFAELRPEDTITVDSRQDGEWGDLQFILS, encoded by the coding sequence ATGAGCACACAATTCGAACTCCGCGCCCTCATTCCCGACGAAATGGCTGACATCCTCGACGGCTATTTCTACGAAACTGAATCTTCTCACTGGGGCGTCATGCAGAAAGAGATCGACGATCCCTATGAAGTGTTCGGCATCTTTCCCGATGCTGGAACTGCACACGCTGCCCTCGCAGAACTACGTGCTGAGTTCCCTACACTGCCTGAGACATTTAACGAAACCGTGATCGAAGATGCGGATTGGCAGAATGCCTACAAAGAATTCGTCAAGCCATGGAGCGACCGCCAACTCCACTGGATTCCGCTTTGGGAGCGTGACAACATCAAGACGCCTGCCGATGCGGCCGTCGTCTATCTAGACGCAGGTATGGCCTTTGGCACGGGTGCGCACGAGACGACTCGCCTCTGCGCACGTCGCCTCCAAGACTACCGCGATGCCAATGCGGATAAGCTCGACAGCCTCGAAGTGATCGACGCAGGTTGCGGCTCTGGCGTGCTTGCCCTCTCCGCATCGACGCTCGGCTTTAAGAAGATCCTCGGCTTCGACTTCGACCCTGAAGCGATTGTGGTCTGCCACAGCAACGCCGAAGAGAATGCGCACATTACCAAGCTCGAGTTTGAAGTCGCTGACTTGGAAAAAGGTCTCAACGACCGCCAAGCCGACCTCTTACTCGCCAACATTCAGACCGACGTATTGATCCCGCACTGCAATCCCGTCGTTCACGGCGTCAAGTCTGGCGGCACGCTCGCACTCAGCGGCATCCTCGTGAAAGAGCTCGACCTCGTGCGCTCGCACTACGAAGCCAAATTCGCCGAGCTCCGCCCCGAAGACACGATCACTGTCGATTCACGCCAAGACGGCGAATGGGGTGACTTACAATTCATCCTTTCCTAG
- a CDS encoding helix-turn-helix domain-containing protein, whose translation MQSIGERFEEARKRKGISLREAAEATKIRSDFLGNIEQNKFDFELPEIYKRGFLKNYARYLRLDPESIITDYNAHVLSKTRGNKKGAELFGSLEVKGSKEEPVHSKEEPSYGRISQATPVSEAEGEDDTNVEDDSDKIFYIKAGLVAVGTLALVVVIFSLIKAILGGDSEVESPELREPPAITESVESTSPDGASPAEGEESITLIASGNVYVLVKQRSDNQELFRKTLSGGETVTISKEGPVDILFTAGENLVIVNPAGEKLRPEGEGTAKISIP comes from the coding sequence ATGCAAAGTATCGGCGAACGATTTGAAGAAGCACGTAAGCGCAAGGGAATTTCTCTGCGTGAGGCAGCCGAGGCGACAAAAATCCGTAGTGATTTTCTCGGAAACATCGAGCAGAACAAATTCGATTTTGAGCTCCCAGAGATCTACAAACGTGGATTCCTGAAGAACTATGCACGTTATCTCAGGCTCGACCCCGAAAGTATCATCACCGATTACAATGCACATGTGTTGAGTAAAACGCGTGGTAATAAAAAGGGCGCTGAACTATTCGGCAGCTTGGAAGTCAAAGGCTCCAAGGAAGAACCGGTTCACTCCAAGGAAGAGCCTTCGTATGGTCGTATTTCACAAGCAACGCCAGTCAGCGAAGCCGAGGGTGAAGACGACACGAACGTAGAGGACGATAGTGACAAGATCTTCTACATCAAAGCGGGGCTCGTTGCGGTGGGCACACTGGCACTTGTCGTTGTCATCTTCAGTCTGATTAAAGCGATTCTAGGTGGCGATTCTGAGGTCGAAAGTCCTGAGCTTCGCGAGCCTCCTGCAATCACAGAGAGCGTGGAATCCACTTCGCCTGATGGAGCGTCTCCTGCAGAAGGCGAAGAAAGCATCACCCTGATTGCCAGTGGTAATGTGTATGTCCTCGTCAAGCAACGTAGCGACAATCAAGAACTCTTCCGCAAGACACTCAGCGGTGGCGAGACTGTCACCATATCAAAGGAAGGCCCAGTAGACATCCTGTTTACTGCAGGTGAAAACCTTGTGATCGTGAATCCAGCCGGTGAAAAACTTCGCCCAGAAGGCGAAGGCACTGCGAAGATCTCGATCCCGTAG
- the floA gene encoding flotillin-like protein FloA (flotillin-like protein involved in membrane lipid rafts), translating into MNTLLLPLALAGWQLGAAAILALIVLVMVLIIATFFMTWLRARLSGAAVGFATLIAMRLRGVPASLVVNARITAVKAGIEISANDLEAHYLAEGNVIQTVQAIIAADKANINLNWQRACAIDLATKGTGKSVLEAVRTSINPKVIECPASGGGRSTIDGVAKDGIQVKARARVTVRSNLDNYVGSALEETIIARVGEGIVTTIGSADSYKTVLESPDSISKVVLERGLDVGTAFEILSIDIADVDVGENIGAKLQESQAEADKNVAQAKAEMRRAAAVALEQEMKAKVEEMQAKVVEAEAEVPLALAEAFRSGNLGVMDYYKMNNIKADTDMRDSISKGDEKK; encoded by the coding sequence ATGAATACATTACTCCTCCCTCTCGCCTTAGCTGGCTGGCAACTCGGCGCTGCTGCGATCTTGGCACTGATCGTCCTGGTTATGGTGCTGATTATCGCGACCTTCTTCATGACATGGTTGCGGGCTCGGCTTTCGGGTGCGGCCGTAGGGTTTGCGACTTTGATTGCGATGCGTCTACGCGGTGTGCCAGCGTCCTTAGTGGTGAACGCACGTATTACCGCGGTTAAAGCCGGGATCGAGATCAGTGCGAACGATCTCGAAGCGCACTACCTTGCGGAAGGTAATGTGATTCAGACCGTGCAGGCGATCATCGCGGCGGATAAGGCCAACATCAATCTCAACTGGCAACGTGCCTGTGCAATCGACCTCGCAACCAAGGGCACCGGCAAGTCGGTGCTCGAAGCGGTGCGCACTTCGATTAACCCCAAGGTCATCGAATGCCCTGCCTCCGGTGGTGGACGTTCGACGATCGACGGTGTCGCCAAAGACGGCATTCAAGTGAAGGCGCGTGCCCGTGTGACGGTGCGTTCGAATCTCGATAACTATGTGGGCAGCGCCCTCGAAGAGACGATTATCGCCCGTGTGGGTGAAGGTATTGTCACAACCATCGGTTCGGCCGATTCGTATAAGACCGTGCTCGAATCGCCCGATAGTATTTCCAAGGTCGTTCTGGAGCGTGGTCTCGATGTCGGCACTGCGTTCGAGATTCTTTCAATTGATATTGCCGACGTGGACGTTGGTGAGAATATCGGCGCGAAGTTGCAAGAGTCGCAAGCTGAGGCGGATAAGAACGTCGCTCAAGCGAAGGCCGAAATGCGCCGTGCTGCAGCGGTCGCCCTTGAGCAAGAAATGAAGGCGAAGGTCGAAGAGATGCAGGCGAAGGTCGTCGAAGCAGAGGCCGAAGTGCCACTCGCATTGGCTGAAGCGTTCCGCTCAGGAAATCTCGGTGTCATGGACTACTACAAGATGAATAACATCAAGGCAGACACAGACATGCGCGATTCGATCTCCAAAGGAGACGAAAAGAAATAG